In Gossypium hirsutum isolate 1008001.06 chromosome D06, Gossypium_hirsutum_v2.1, whole genome shotgun sequence, one genomic interval encodes:
- the LOC107901346 gene encoding protein S-acyltransferase 24 → MSSEIEVVEETVPLKQLSGAVANGNEYGGGHHGVVGDVADDESLKNDVYTAAAYGDLEKLQRLVESEGCSLSEPDGLGYYALQWAALNNRTAAAQYIIEHGGDVHAVDHNGQTALHWSAVRGAVQVAEVLLQEGARVDAAEIYGYQITHVAAQYGQTSFLYHVVSKWNADPDLPDNDGRSPLHWAAYKGFADCIRLLLFLDAHRGRQDKEGCTPLHWAAIRGNLEACTVLVQAGKMEDLTVTDNSGLTPEQLASDKNHRQVAFFLGNARRLLEKRCDGNSRLGRFTRLRLAPFLWCIILLLLATYIQSVIMDANLPKLTAGFSFMAWFGVILASTGLVMFYRCSSKDPGYIRMNVHDPMNMKDDEPLLKIETNNPSLLAGNWSQLCATCKIVRPLRAKHCSTCDRCVEQFDHHCPWVSNCVGKRNKWDFILFLVLEVSAMLITSGVTIARIVKDPSAPSSFFPWMNYAVSHHVGAISFLIVNFFLFFGVAALTVIQASQISRNITTNEMANVMRYSYLKGPGGRFRNPYDHGCWKNCSDFLIKGYNEDIQVIEDAAHSEGIGMVQMTRENGSLGNKNGHIAINVNSSKTNTHQGHLHSSQCTYSKLETESGTVGLGHGSGRSSAYSV, encoded by the exons ATGTCGTCGGAGATCGAGGTGGTGGAGGAGACTGTACCTTTGAAGCAATTGAGTGGCGCTGTAGCGAATGGAAATGAATATGGGGGAGGGCATCATGGGGTTGTTGGTGATGTTGCTGATGATGAGAGCTTGAAGAACGATGTCTATACCGCTGCTGCTTATGGGGATTTGGAGAAACTTCAGAGGTTGGTTGAGTCCGAGGGTTGCTCTCTTTCCGAGCCTGATGGCCTTGGTTACTATGCCCTCCAGTGGGCTGCTTTGAATAATAGAACCGCAGCTGCTCAGTACATCATcgag CATGGTGGAGATGTGCATGCGGTGGATCATAATGGACAGACAGCCTTGCACTGGAGTGCAGTCCGTGGTGCAGTACAGGTTGCTGAGGTTTTACTCCAAGAGGGTGCTCGTGTTGATGCTGCTGAGATCTATGGTTACCAG ATTACACATGTTGCTGCCCAATATGGTCAGACTTCTTTTCTCTATCATGTTGTTTCGAAATGGAATGCTGACCCTGACCTTCCTGATAACGATGGGCGAAGCCCTTTACACTG GGCTGCCTATAAAGGTTTTGCCGATTGCATTCGTCTTCTTTTATTTCTTGATGCACATAGAGGGCGTCAGGACAAGGAGG GTTGCACTCCTCTCCATTGGGCAGCTATCAGGGGTAATCTTGAGGCTTGCACAGTCTTAGTACAGGCTGGCAAGATGGAGGACTTGACGGTCACTGATAATAGTGGCCTTACACCTGAACAGCTCGCTTCTGACAAAAATCATAGACAAGTTGCTTTTTTCCTT GGAAATGCTAGAAGGCTGCTTGAAAAACGATGTGATGGGAATAGCCGTCTTGGACGATTTACAAGATTAAGACTTGCACCATTTCTTTGGTGCATTATCTTGCTACTATTAGCGACCTATATTCAATCTGTCATAATGG ATGCAAATCTGCCAAAGTTGACAGCTGGATTTAGCTTCATGGCTTGGTTTGGTGTTATCTTGGCATCTACTGGTTTAGTTATGTTTTATAGGTGTAGCAG CAAAGATCCCGGTTACATCAGGATGAATGTCCATGACCCTATGAATATGAAAGATGAT GAACCCTTACTGAAGATTGAGACAAATAATCCTTCTTTGCTAGCTGGAAATTGGTCTCAACTTTGTGCGACATGCAAG ATTGTTAGGCCTCTTCGTGCAAAACACTGCTCCACTTGTGATCGTTGTGTTGAACAGTTTGACCATCATTGCCCTTGGGTATCAAATTGTGTTGGAAAG AGAAACAAATGGGACTTTATTCTTTTCCTTGTTTTAGAGGTTTCGGCGATGCTGATTACTAGTGGAGTTACTATTGCAA GAATTGTGAAGGATCCATCAGCTCCCTCATCATTTTTCCCATGGATGAACTATGCTGTTTCTCACCATGTTGGTGCTATATCCTTTTTGATTGTaaattttttcctcttctttggTGTGGCAGCCTTGACCGTTATACAGGCTTCTCAG ATATCTCGCAATATAACAACAAATGAAATGGCAAATGTCATGCGCTATAGCTACCTCAAGGGTCCTGGTGGTCGATTTAGAAATCCATATGATCATGGATGCTGGAAGAACTGCTCAGATTTCCTGATCAAAGGCTACAACGAAGACATTCAGGTTATTGAAGATGCAGCACATTCTGAAGGTATTGGGATGGTCCAAATGACTAGGGAAAATGGTAGTCTTGGGAACAAAAACGGCCATATTGctataaatgtgaattctagcaaAACCAATACACATCAAGGGCATCTTCACTCTTCCCAGTGCACCTATAGTAAGTTGGAAACCGAGAGTGGGACTGTGGGGTTGGGTCATGGTAGTGGACGGAGCAGTGCATATTCAGTGTGA